In the genome of Paenibacillus sp. FSL R5-0766, one region contains:
- a CDS encoding helix-turn-helix domain-containing protein yields MAYHVKIDVSPIYEMLNSFLVYVTKKWIQHLDIGPEWILEVEGKLSSNVRAALAPAATWPFDDFDVLFAWAAYQNDTKENREFLDMLAGMTAEDLYARVSPLLPALTIEESTRIRNSYVPLLRLWDEHYCQNMSEDQRVWLEEDAEEKRILLDKMGPELLIEYATAGVIVEPMPGLNEVILFPTVHNRPINMYCFYEGMMIMQYPVDAPEENEDQPPTCLLRFTHALADPERLRLLRYVSDEPKSLAEMCEELDKDEDTVKDQVMALRIAGLLRTHLLGSNRKEKYSIRPDGVSELNMFLESYIRI; encoded by the coding sequence ATGGCTTATCATGTGAAAATTGATGTTTCACCGATATATGAAATGCTCAACAGCTTTCTGGTTTATGTTACGAAAAAATGGATTCAGCATCTGGATATAGGTCCTGAATGGATTCTGGAAGTGGAAGGCAAACTAAGTTCCAATGTACGAGCTGCGCTCGCACCTGCTGCCACTTGGCCTTTTGATGATTTTGATGTCCTGTTTGCATGGGCTGCGTATCAAAATGATACGAAGGAAAATCGTGAATTTCTGGACATGCTTGCCGGAATGACAGCGGAAGACCTGTATGCACGTGTGTCTCCTCTTCTGCCCGCTCTTACAATAGAAGAATCTACGCGCATTCGGAACAGTTATGTCCCATTATTGCGACTATGGGATGAACACTACTGTCAGAATATGAGCGAAGATCAGCGTGTGTGGCTGGAAGAAGATGCCGAAGAAAAACGCATTTTGCTTGATAAAATGGGCCCTGAACTGCTTATTGAATATGCTACAGCGGGCGTTATTGTTGAACCGATGCCGGGACTGAACGAAGTCATCCTGTTTCCAACGGTCCACAATCGTCCTATTAATATGTACTGTTTCTATGAGGGTATGATGATCATGCAGTATCCCGTAGATGCACCTGAAGAGAACGAAGACCAGCCACCAACATGTCTTTTACGTTTCACCCATGCGCTGGCTGATCCCGAAAGACTTCGCCTGCTTCGTTACGTATCGGATGAACCCAAATCCCTCGCTGAGATGTGTGAAGAATTGGATAAAGACGAAGACACGGTCAAAGACCAGGTTATGGCGCTACGCATCGCAGGTCTGCTACGGACCCATCTGCTCGGAAGTAACCGTAAAGAGAAATATAGTATTCGACCGGATGGCGTATCTGAACTGAATATGTTCCTGGAATCCTACATTCGCATTTAA
- a CDS encoding HAD family hydrolase: MKIMKQHILFDLDDTLVYCNKYFNLVLGEFFENMQEWFDGHSLTTQEIREKQLEIDVTGVNKLGFASHHFPQSLIDTYRYFSGKFARLTSPREESYLSKLGMSVYDQEVEPYPHMVETLENLKGAGHSLYLYTGGETVIQQRKIDQMKLSAYFDDRIYIRQHKNVEALEGILSNGPFDRRATWMIGNSLRTDIMPAVKAGIHSIYIKQPNEWQYNIVELQPNPETSMYTITALEEVPKVIHENIQQQQQKRTLG; this comes from the coding sequence ATGAAAATAATGAAACAACATATTTTGTTTGACCTTGATGATACACTCGTATATTGCAACAAGTACTTCAACCTGGTTTTGGGAGAATTCTTTGAAAATATGCAAGAGTGGTTTGATGGACATTCTCTGACGACACAAGAGATTCGGGAAAAACAGCTGGAGATTGATGTAACCGGAGTGAACAAGCTTGGCTTTGCGAGTCATCATTTCCCGCAATCCCTGATTGATACCTATCGTTATTTCTCCGGCAAGTTCGCCAGATTAACCTCTCCCAGAGAAGAGTCTTATCTGAGCAAGTTGGGTATGAGTGTGTACGATCAGGAGGTTGAACCCTACCCTCATATGGTTGAAACGCTTGAGAACCTCAAAGGTGCTGGACATTCCCTCTACTTATATACGGGCGGCGAAACCGTGATCCAACAGCGGAAGATTGATCAGATGAAACTCTCGGCTTATTTTGATGATCGGATCTATATCCGACAACACAAAAACGTCGAGGCGTTGGAAGGCATTCTGTCTAATGGTCCGTTTGATCGTCGGGCAACTTGGATGATTGGCAACTCACTACGCACAGATATTATGCCTGCGGTAAAAGCCGGAATTCACAGCATTTATATCAAACAACCGAATGAATGGCAATACAACATCGTAGAACTTCAGCCTAATCCGGAAACGTCGATGTATACCATCACTGCACTGGAAGAGGTACCAAAAGTCATACACGAAAATATACAACAGCAGCAACAGAAAAGGACCCTTGGTTAA
- a CDS encoding type IA DNA topoisomerase: MKTLVIAEKPDMGRTIAAVIEPKAKNNRTYLEGEHYIITWAIGHLLGLAEPDAYDTKYKRWNIADLPIIPDQFKIVPNPRTKDQLKMIGELAKRASAIVNACDAGREGQYIFALIQQQLKLRQPVKRLWISDLTAESIRRGFDGLKDASEFENLTHAARARSEADWLIGMNASRAFTTRHNALLSVGRVQTPVLALIYDREIEIEAFQSQTFYEVAAWFRQEGVEYRGLRQGDKLTDAEAAEAIAATVKGKTGQITKYEAKQTKEYPYRLYDLTLLQREANAKFGYGAKKTLDIAQALYEKHKVISYPRTNSNYVTEQNIEGMHKTLNLLKNGTYSELAQGAKPELVHKNNKGVCNPSRVEDHHAILPTLKRPGTLSKDEQNIYDLIVRRFLSHFYPPAEYKQHTVLTEVEKHQFKTSVKELLSLGWKVVLGSGDQEQGGAGKKKTKKNGNEDEEAEEWTDKAFAVQPELPVQCTKSEFKEKATQPPKSYTEGTLLKAMESAGKQIENEELRDAMKDSGLGTPATRAATIERLKNVGYITLQGKKMQLTLKGRTAIELIRRAGVDLLTSPEMTGQWERRLYQISKGEAGQDKFMENVKKFTLSIIEKVRVQAPAPADAFGEDSRAGRGKGKGARTQAGNTRTSAKTASGGSAVKTSRQTTASSSRAGSGKSTTTKASSSTASPTGVRELLAPCPSPGCTGQIIEGKKGYGCSRFKEGCPFVVWKEYAGKKITSTMLKSLIEKGSTQVLSFKRKDGSTVKARIILQDVVTGKLSGEKQDA; the protein is encoded by the coding sequence ATGAAGACACTGGTTATAGCGGAAAAACCCGACATGGGTCGAACCATTGCCGCCGTCATAGAACCAAAGGCCAAGAATAATCGCACATATCTGGAGGGTGAGCATTACATCATCACTTGGGCGATAGGGCATTTGCTTGGACTGGCTGAACCGGATGCCTATGATACAAAGTACAAACGCTGGAATATAGCGGACCTGCCAATCATACCCGATCAGTTCAAGATTGTACCCAATCCGAGGACTAAAGATCAGCTCAAAATGATTGGAGAACTGGCAAAACGGGCTTCAGCGATCGTTAATGCTTGCGATGCAGGGAGAGAAGGTCAGTACATCTTCGCTCTCATACAACAGCAATTGAAGCTGCGTCAGCCTGTAAAGCGTTTATGGATATCGGATTTGACGGCAGAGAGCATTAGACGTGGATTTGATGGTCTGAAGGATGCCTCTGAATTTGAAAATTTGACCCATGCAGCTCGCGCCAGAAGTGAAGCCGATTGGCTGATCGGCATGAATGCCTCGCGGGCGTTTACAACCCGCCATAATGCATTGTTGTCTGTAGGCCGTGTGCAGACGCCGGTACTCGCGCTAATCTACGATCGGGAAATAGAGATTGAAGCGTTCCAGTCACAGACCTTTTATGAAGTAGCCGCCTGGTTTCGGCAAGAAGGTGTTGAGTACCGGGGACTGCGTCAGGGAGATAAGTTGACCGATGCGGAGGCAGCAGAGGCCATTGCAGCCACTGTGAAGGGCAAGACAGGGCAGATTACCAAATACGAAGCAAAGCAGACGAAGGAGTATCCGTATCGTTTGTATGACCTGACCCTTTTACAGCGTGAAGCCAATGCCAAGTTTGGATATGGAGCCAAAAAAACACTGGATATTGCACAGGCCTTGTATGAAAAACACAAGGTAATTTCGTATCCGCGGACAAACTCCAACTATGTTACAGAACAGAATATTGAAGGTATGCACAAAACACTAAACCTGCTTAAAAATGGTACCTATAGTGAGCTTGCACAAGGGGCCAAGCCAGAGCTTGTTCACAAGAATAATAAAGGGGTATGTAATCCGAGCAGAGTTGAAGATCACCATGCGATCCTACCTACTTTGAAGCGACCAGGTACCTTATCCAAGGATGAGCAGAACATCTATGATTTGATTGTAAGACGGTTCTTGTCTCACTTTTATCCTCCGGCGGAGTATAAGCAACATACCGTGCTCACCGAAGTGGAGAAACATCAGTTTAAGACATCTGTCAAAGAGCTGCTGTCCCTCGGATGGAAAGTGGTTCTCGGTTCTGGAGATCAGGAACAGGGTGGTGCAGGCAAGAAGAAGACCAAGAAAAACGGCAATGAGGATGAGGAAGCTGAAGAGTGGACGGACAAGGCTTTTGCTGTACAACCTGAATTGCCTGTTCAATGTACGAAGAGTGAGTTCAAGGAGAAGGCGACCCAGCCTCCCAAAAGTTATACCGAGGGAACATTGCTGAAAGCGATGGAGAGTGCAGGCAAGCAGATCGAGAATGAAGAGCTGCGAGATGCGATGAAAGATAGTGGTCTGGGTACTCCGGCTACACGTGCGGCTACAATTGAACGCCTCAAAAACGTGGGTTACATTACGCTGCAAGGAAAGAAAATGCAGTTAACGCTCAAAGGCAGAACAGCTATTGAGTTGATTCGCCGTGCAGGCGTAGATCTGTTAACTTCACCTGAGATGACCGGGCAATGGGAAAGAAGATTATATCAGATTTCCAAAGGTGAGGCGGGTCAGGACAAGTTCATGGAGAACGTCAAGAAATTCACCTTGTCCATCATTGAGAAAGTACGTGTACAAGCCCCAGCCCCAGCAGATGCTTTTGGGGAAGATTCACGGGCAGGCAGGGGCAAAGGTAAAGGAGCCAGGACCCAGGCCGGCAATACAAGGACATCTGCCAAGACGGCTAGTGGTGGTTCCGCTGTAAAAACGTCCCGTCAGACTACGGCATCTTCGTCCAGAGCGGGCAGTGGGAAAAGCACGACCACCAAGGCATCATCTTCAACAGCGAGCCCAACCGGAGTGAGAGAGTTACTGGCACCTTGTCCTTCTCCCGGCTGCACGGGTCAGATTATAGAGGGCAAGAAGGGTTATGGATGCTCACGTTTCAAGGAAGGCTGTCCATTTGTGGTCTGGAAAGAGTATGCGGGTAAAAAAATCACCAGTACGATGTTAAAATCGCTGATAGAGAAGGGCAGTACACAAGTACTGTCGTTTAAACGAAAAGACGGGAGTACGGTGAAAGCACGTATTATTTTGCAGGACGTAGTAACAGGCAAATTATCTGGCGAGAAGCAGGATGCTTGA
- a CDS encoding Fur family transcriptional regulator has translation MASNRDKSISEQIFHIKNQLVEKGYKLTQQREVTVRVLLEHEKDHFSAEEVFLLVKEQFPEIGLATVYRTLELLSDLQVVEKINFGDGAARFDLRSTDGSHHHHHLICTECGKVEEIMEDGLLRLEQQIERQYGFAVTDHRLDFQGVCKECRQKHVLKEQAAG, from the coding sequence ATGGCAAGTAACCGGGACAAGTCCATTTCAGAACAGATCTTTCACATTAAAAATCAATTGGTTGAAAAAGGATATAAGTTAACACAACAACGGGAAGTTACTGTACGTGTATTGCTTGAACATGAAAAGGATCATTTTAGCGCAGAGGAAGTATTTCTCCTGGTTAAGGAGCAGTTCCCTGAGATTGGATTGGCTACCGTATACCGAACTCTCGAACTGCTGAGTGACCTTCAGGTCGTTGAAAAGATTAACTTTGGTGACGGGGCTGCGCGCTTTGACCTGCGAAGTACAGACGGTTCCCATCACCACCATCATTTGATCTGTACAGAATGTGGTAAAGTGGAAGAGATTATGGAAGATGGTCTGCTTCGTTTGGAACAACAAATCGAGCGTCAGTATGGCTTTGCTGTTACGGATCATCGTCTGGATTTCCAGGGTGTATGCAAAGAGTGCAGACAAAAACATGTATTAAAGGAACAGGCAGCAGGATAA
- a CDS encoding glutamate synthase subunit beta codes for MSTPTGFMEYKRQLPTDREPAERIKDWEEFHKHMAEEELRTQGARCMDCGTPYCHTGIDMIGGTSGCPVHNLIPEWNNLVYRGLWREALERLHKTNNFPEFTGRICPAPCEGSCTVGLIGQPVTIKTIEEAIIEKGFEEGWVVPQPPEKRTGKRVAVVGSGPAGLATAAQLNKAGHSVTVYERSDRVGGLLMYGIPTMKLDKNVVQRRVDLLEAEGIQFITNTEIGKDIAAQQLVDEYDAVVLCGGATKPREFNIEGSDLKGVHYAMDFLNGSIKSYLDSNLEDGQYLSAKDKDIIVIGGGDTGSDCVATSLRHGCRTITQFGTHTQAPMERDRINNPWPQFPNVYTLDYAQEEAKALFGQDPREFSIMTTKFVGDDEGNLKELHTVQIERIVDETGRKIYQPIPGTERVFPAQMAMIAIGFDGPEQTLVEQLGLATDRRTNVKARYGKYNTNVDKVFAAGDMRRGQSLVVWAINEGREAAREVDKYLMGASVLV; via the coding sequence ATGTCTACACCTACTGGATTTATGGAATACAAACGTCAACTGCCAACAGATCGTGAGCCAGCGGAGCGGATTAAGGATTGGGAAGAGTTTCATAAACACATGGCTGAAGAAGAGCTCAGAACACAAGGTGCACGATGCATGGATTGTGGTACCCCGTATTGCCATACAGGTATAGATATGATTGGCGGCACGTCAGGTTGCCCCGTGCATAACCTGATTCCAGAATGGAATAATCTTGTATATCGCGGACTGTGGAGAGAAGCACTTGAGCGCCTTCACAAAACGAATAATTTCCCAGAGTTTACAGGTCGCATCTGTCCAGCTCCTTGCGAAGGATCATGTACAGTTGGCTTAATTGGTCAGCCTGTAACCATCAAAACGATTGAAGAAGCAATTATTGAAAAAGGTTTCGAAGAAGGATGGGTCGTTCCCCAACCTCCTGAAAAACGTACGGGTAAACGTGTAGCTGTGGTAGGCTCAGGTCCAGCGGGATTAGCTACTGCGGCTCAGTTGAATAAAGCAGGACACTCGGTAACCGTATATGAGCGTTCGGACCGTGTCGGCGGATTGCTGATGTACGGTATCCCAACGATGAAATTGGATAAAAACGTAGTTCAACGTCGTGTTGATCTGCTCGAAGCAGAAGGCATTCAATTCATTACGAACACCGAGATTGGTAAAGATATTGCAGCACAACAACTGGTGGATGAATATGACGCTGTTGTATTGTGCGGTGGTGCAACGAAGCCGCGTGAATTCAATATTGAAGGCAGCGACTTGAAAGGCGTTCATTACGCAATGGATTTCCTGAATGGCAGCATTAAGAGTTATCTGGACTCCAATCTGGAAGATGGTCAATATCTGTCCGCTAAAGATAAAGATATTATCGTCATTGGTGGCGGTGATACAGGATCTGACTGTGTGGCTACATCGCTGCGCCATGGTTGTCGTACGATCACTCAATTCGGTACGCATACACAAGCGCCTATGGAGCGTGATCGCATTAATAATCCTTGGCCACAATTCCCGAACGTATACACACTTGATTATGCGCAAGAGGAAGCCAAAGCGTTGTTTGGTCAAGATCCGCGTGAGTTCTCCATCATGACAACGAAATTTGTCGGAGACGATGAGGGGAACCTCAAAGAATTGCATACAGTACAGATCGAGCGTATTGTGGATGAGACTGGTCGCAAGATTTATCAGCCGATTCCAGGTACAGAGCGTGTATTCCCGGCTCAGATGGCCATGATTGCCATTGGTTTTGATGGACCGGAACAAACGTTGGTAGAGCAACTGGGACTTGCAACAGATCGTCGCACAAACGTTAAGGCACGTTACGGCAAATACAACACCAATGTGGATAAAGTATTTGCAGCAGGTGACATGCGTCGTGGTCAAAGCTTGGTTGTATGGGCGATTAATGAAGGCCGTGAGGCTGCTCGTGAAGTGGACAAATACTTGATGGGTGCTTCGGTTCTGGTGTAA
- a CDS encoding dihydrofolate reductase: MSIELVWAMGENGVIGLNNSIPWRLPKDMAFFKQRTLNKTIIMGRNTWESFGGKPLPQRRNIVVTRDLNYKVEQAEIVHTIEEGLSVTKGEELCVIGGSQVYREFLPLADRLVVTKIHENFEGDTFFPEVDWSEWELIEQIEGEQDEKNVYAYTFEFYERKR, translated from the coding sequence TTGAGTATTGAACTGGTATGGGCAATGGGGGAGAACGGTGTGATCGGATTGAATAATTCGATTCCATGGCGTTTACCCAAGGATATGGCCTTTTTCAAACAACGTACGCTGAACAAAACAATTATCATGGGACGCAACACATGGGAATCTTTTGGTGGTAAGCCGCTTCCTCAGCGCCGTAATATCGTAGTGACAAGAGATCTGAACTACAAGGTGGAACAGGCTGAAATCGTACATACGATTGAAGAAGGGCTGAGTGTAACCAAAGGTGAGGAACTGTGTGTAATTGGGGGTTCCCAAGTGTATCGTGAGTTCCTGCCACTTGCAGATCGTCTTGTGGTGACCAAAATTCATGAGAATTTTGAGGGAGATACGTTTTTCCCTGAAGTGGATTGGTCCGAATGGGAACTGATTGAACAGATTGAAGGCGAACAGGATGAAAAAAATGTTTATGCGTATACATTCGAATTCTACGAACGTAAACGGTAA
- the thyA gene encoding thymidylate synthase → MKNYLDLLQDILNNGVHKGDRTGTGTQSVFGRQLRYDLSEGFPLVTTKRIHLKSVIHELLWFLSGDTNISYLKENGVKIWDDWADENGDLGPVYGSQWRTWEAPNGEKIDQISAVIDSIKNNPDSRRHLVSAWNVAEINNMKLPPCHFAFQFYVAEGKLSCMLTMRSVDTFLGLPFNIASYALLTHMIAQQCDLEVGDFIWSGGDVHIYSNHVDQVKTQLEREPYALPKLVIKRKPDSIFDYTFEDFEFENYQHHPGIKAPIAV, encoded by the coding sequence ATGAAAAACTATCTCGATTTATTGCAGGATATTCTGAACAACGGCGTGCATAAAGGAGACCGTACAGGAACGGGGACACAATCTGTATTTGGCAGACAACTCCGTTATGATCTCTCCGAAGGATTTCCGCTGGTAACAACCAAACGAATTCATCTCAAATCGGTTATTCATGAACTGTTATGGTTTTTGAGTGGCGATACCAATATATCTTATCTGAAAGAAAACGGTGTGAAGATCTGGGACGACTGGGCGGACGAAAATGGTGATCTCGGTCCGGTATACGGCTCGCAGTGGCGTACATGGGAAGCACCAAACGGAGAAAAAATTGATCAGATCTCTGCAGTCATTGATTCGATCAAAAATAATCCGGATTCACGTCGTCACCTTGTCAGCGCATGGAATGTGGCTGAAATCAACAATATGAAGCTCCCACCTTGTCATTTTGCGTTTCAGTTTTACGTTGCAGAGGGTAAATTATCATGTATGCTTACGATGCGTTCCGTGGATACGTTCCTCGGATTGCCGTTTAACATCGCGAGTTATGCGCTCTTGACTCATATGATCGCTCAGCAATGTGATCTTGAGGTGGGTGATTTCATCTGGTCTGGAGGGGATGTTCACATCTACTCCAACCACGTAGATCAGGTTAAAACTCAGCTGGAGCGTGAACCGTATGCTTTACCTAAGCTGGTAATCAAGCGTAAGCCGGATTCTATTTTTGATTATACGTTTGAAGATTTCGAGTTTGAGAACTATCAGCATCATCCGGGCATTAAAGCTCCAATTGCAGTCTAA